One genomic segment of Hordeum vulgare subsp. vulgare chromosome 2H, MorexV3_pseudomolecules_assembly, whole genome shotgun sequence includes these proteins:
- the LOC123430908 gene encoding cyanidin 3-O-rutinoside 5-O-glucosyltransferase-like produces the protein MAKDAQDQRHSRNGGVHTGHHFLIVAYGIQSHLNPCRVLAHRLARLHDGSGPVLATVSLPVSAHRRMFPSSRAVDNDEDTATDGVVSYAPYSDGLDDGSMARDGEARARSRHATFESLSAVVATLAARGRPVTCVVCSMVLPAALDVAREHAIPLAVFWLQPATVLAAYYHYFHGHGDLVASRAADPAYEVSLPGLHRPLRIRDFPSFLVDTTGSMLAKIFNEAARELFEHLGDHGRTKTKVLVNTLDELEPAALAAMKEHLDVFAVGPVIGSSSSAEARIHLFNHAGADEKRYMEWLGAQAARSVVYVSFGSVWTYSEKQMEEIADGLRRCGRPYLLVLRNDGRQEDVSRSLDDAVLQGQGMVVEWCDQPKVLSHPSVGCFVTHCGWNSALEAMALAVPVVAVPGLFDQPTNAFLIEEEWAAGVRGERNSEGVFTGEELARCVELLMGYGPTAIEVRERVEALKGVAQEVVALGGPAERILRSFVQEVGSNAG, from the coding sequence ATGGCCAAGGACGCACAAGACCAGCGACACAGCCGCAACGGCGGCGTGCACACCGGCCACCACTTCCTCATCGTGGCCTACGGCATCCAGAGCCACCTCAACCCGTGCCGCGTCCTCGCGCACCGCCTCGCGCGGCTCCACGACGGCTCCGGGCCCGTCCTCGCCACCGTCTCCCTCCCGGTGTCCGCTCACCGCCGCATGTTCCCTTCGTCCCGAGCCGTCGACAACGATGAGGATACCGCCACCGACGGCGTCGTCTCTTACGCTCCATACTCCGACGGCCTCGACGACGGCTCCATGGCCAGGGACGGCGAGGCGAGGGCGCGCAGCCGCCACGCCACCTTTGAGAGCCTGTCCGCCGTCGTCGCCACCCTCGCCGCACGTGGCCGGCCCGTCACGTGTGTCGTTTGCAGCATGGTTCTCCCCGCAGCGCTGGACGTCGCGCGTGAGCACGCCATCCCGCTGGCCGTGTTCTGGCTCCAGCCGGCCACCGTGCTCGCCGCGtactaccactacttccacggCCACGGCGACCTCGTCGCGTCCCGCGCCGCCGACCCCGCGTACGAGGTGTCCCTGCCCGGGCTGCACCGCCCGCTCCGGATCCGCGACTTCCCGTCCTTCCTCGTCGACACCACGGGCAGCATGCTGGCCAAGATCTTCAACGAAGCGGCCCGAGAGCTGTTCGAGCACTTGGGCGATCATGGCCGCACAAAGACGAAGGTTCTTGTGAACACTCTCGACGAGCTGGAGCCGGCAGCGCTGGCAGCCATGAAGGAGCACCTCGATGTGTTCGCCGTCGGGCCGGTGATAgggtcctcctcctcggccgaggCGCGCATCCACCTGTTCAACCACGCCGGCGCCGACGAGAAGAGGTACATGGAGTGGCTCGGCGCGCAGGCGGCAAGGTCGGTGGTGTACGTTTCGTTCGGGAGCGTATGGACGTACAGCGAGAAGCAGATGGAGGAGATTGCCGACGGGCTGCGGCGGTGCGGGCGGCCGTACCTGCTCGTCCTGCGCAACGACGGGCGGCAGGAGGACGTGAGCCGGAGCCTGGACGACGCCGTGCTACAGGGGCAGGGCATGGTGGTGGAGTGGTGCGACCAACCAAAGGTCCTGTCGCACCCGTCCGTGGGATGCTTTGTCACGCACTGCGGCTGGAACTCGGCGCTGGAGGCCATGGCGCTCGCCGTGCCCGTCGTCGCCGTGCCAGGCTTGTTCGACCAGCCGACGAACGCGTTCTTGATAGAGGAAGAGTGGGCTGCCGGCGTCAGAGGGGAGCGCAACAGCGAGGGCGTCTTCACCGGGGAGGAGCTCGCGAGGTGCGTCGAGCTGCTCATGGGTTATGGCCCGACGGCCATTGAGGTCAGGGAAAGAGTAGAGGCTCTGAAAGGGGTGGCGCAAGAGGTGGTGGCTTTGGGCGGGCCGGCGGAGCGGATCCTCCGAAGCTTCGTCCAGGAGGTCGGTTCAAACGCCGGATGA
- the LOC123430909 gene encoding organic cation/carnitine transporter 4-like produces the protein MALAPVHACAHTPRAKGTTRVRDVRACDSRPAMSTEALLAASGGGGGGGAASRRLSIDNALAEHAGELGRWQLRHFVLVSAAWALEALHTMVIIFADREPAMRCPAGDGRCGDRCAGAAAGWEWAQGSASSTVAEWGLVCGERYKVGLVQAIFFAGCMIGAGVFGHLSDSFLGRKGSLQVVCFLNALFGLLTALSPSYRVYVVLRLLTGFSTGSIGLCAFVLATEPIGPSRRGTAGMSSFYFFSGGIAALAGVAAMFQSSWRLLYVVTSLPSLVFVLAVMPFVSESPRWYLVRRRTDDAMRVLRDIAATNGRRIPDGVTLKLDDEGDDVTGGKQIEESPPSPSSSGSILDVFRSRTTRARLVLSVLINLLCSVVYYGLSLNVVNLKTNLYVSVAVNSIAEMPAYLLTALLLDHFGRKPLGIGTMLLSGVFCIAGSLIAGVGAMRVVRMVCGVVGIFGMAATYNLLFIYTAELFPTVVRNAALGCTSQASQMGAILAPMVVVLGERVPFAVFGVSGIIGGLLVFYLPETMNKPLYDTMAGLEEGEKTPLK, from the exons ATGGCACTTGCCCCAGTACACGCGTGCGCGCACACACCCCGCGCCAAGGGAACGACGCGGGTCCGCGACGTACGTGCGTGCGACAGCCGGCCGGCCATGTCCACGGAGGCGCTGCTGGCCgcttccggcggcggcggcggagggggagCGGCGAGCCGGCGCCTGAGCATCGACAACGCGCTGGCGGAGCACGCGGGGGAGTTGGGGCGGTGGCAGCTGCGGCACTTCGTGCTGGTGTCGGCGGCGTGGGCGCTGGAGGCGCTGCACACCATGGTCATCATCTTCGCGGACCGGGAGCCGGCCATGCGGTGCCCCGCGGGGGACGGGCGGTGCGGCGACCGGTGCGCCGGCGCGGCGGCCGGGTGGGAGTGGGCGCAGGGGAGCGCGTCGTCGACGGTGGCCGAGTGGGGCCTGGTCTGCGGCGAGCGGTACAAGGTCGGGCTCGTCCAGGCCATCTTCTTCGCCGGTTGCATGATCG GCGCCGGCGTGTTCGGGCACCTGTCAGACTCGTTCCTGGGGCGGAAGGGCTCCCTCCAGGTGGTCTGCTTCCTCAACGCACTCTTCGGCCTGCTCACCGCGCTCTCCCCCAGCTACAGGGTCTACGTCGTCCTCCGCCTCCTCACGGGCTTCAGCACCGGCAGCATCGGCCTGTGCGCCTTCGTCCTCGCCACGGAGCCCATCGGGCCCTCCCGCCGTGGCACCGCCGGCATGTCcagcttctacttcttctccggcGGCATCGCGGCCCTCGCCGGCGTCGCCGCGATGTTCCAGTCCTCCTGGCGCCTCCTCTACGTCGtcacctccctcccctccctcgtcTTCGTGCTCGCCGTCATGCCGTTCGTGTCCGAGTCGCCGCGCTGGTACCTCGTGCGACGGCGCACTGACGATGCCATGCGCGTCTTGCGCGACATTGCGGCTACCAACGGCCGGCGCATCCCGGACGGCGTCACGCTAAAGCTTGATGATGAGGGAGATGATGTCACCGGCGGCAAGCAGATCGAggagtcgccgccgtcgccgtcgtcgtcgggaTCGATATTGGACGTGTTCCGATCGAGGACGACGCGGGCCAGGCTAGTGCTGTCCGTGCTCATCAACCTTCTCTGCTCGGTGGTGTACTACGGGCTCAGCCTCAACGTCGTCAACCTCAAGACCAACCTTTACGTCAGCGTCGCCGTGAACTCGATCGCCGAGATGCCGGCCTACCTGCTCACCGCACTGCTCCTCGACCACTTTGGCCGCAAGCCACTCGGCATCGGCACCATGCTTCTCAGCGGCGTCTTCTGCATCGCCGGCAGCCTCATCGCCGGCGTCGGCGCCATGAG GGTGGTGAGGATGGTATGCGgtgtggtgggcatctttgggatGGCGGCGACGTACAACTTGTTGTTCATATACACGGCGGAGCTGTTCCCCACGGTGGTGCGGAATGCGGCACTAGGGTGCACGTCGCAGGCATCGCAGATGGGTGCCATACTGGCGCCAATGGTGGTCGTGCTCGGGGAACGGGTGCCGTTTGCAGTGTTTGGCGTGTCGGGGATCATCGGCGGGCTGTTGGTGTTCTACCTCCCGGAGACGATGAACAAACCCTTGTATGACACCATGGCCGGCCTGGAGGAAGGAGAGAAGACCCCCTTGAAGTAA